Proteins co-encoded in one Dokdonella sp. genomic window:
- a CDS encoding TonB-dependent receptor: MSLSIRRALSGVLAVAVSPVFAQSADDSTTEGSQSLETIIVTGSRIPRAQVEGPAPITVITSTQIQAAGLTSVPDVLRSLSQNSGSVQGQQNTTSAQSTPGAQAVDLRGLGPNHTLVLINGRRIADFPLPLNGRSNFTDIGNIPLGMIDRIEVLTGSASAVYGSDAMAGVINFILKKSSDGLTLDYRYGDTERGGGESQNLTLTTGFDRGDFTGIVGLELLDKRPLWGTDRGIQDSTLDAPTSRRRLPRLIAQIYDWDDDVNIAPDDDCAAMASLNEGTTVLAEDRYGEPYCGSERAIAYRTIVNERKGATGYGSFEYRISDTLSWFADVQVGDQKVRLLTGTNGNDVASDHMGWEFHDPASTDNYRRKMFYNANTGHYEIWSRQFSPEEVGGLRKRMNSTEQKTLGVTTGLKGIFGDTWSWEAAYNHSQYKAVVKMPRISAEAANRLFLGERLGYDDDGYAIYAPDPASLFTPLTPAQFATIGVMSTFRPKADNDNLSFTVDTPSLFALPAGDVGFAGAIEYGEQSYRINPDPLALTEDAYYGPRYGDGRGDRDRWSVAGELRMPLLSSLQASLAGRYDRYSYGNKDPGKFTWSGGLEWRPLDSLLVRGSYGTGFRAPDMHYLFAGNDYYRTRFATDYFQCRSAEPGVSDGYCYDDGSYDVSTFDVYSGNIGLDVETSRSHTVGFVWSPIDNLDLSLDYYRIRVMNQVQTQSREQLRITEADCRLGVTDTGTPVDINSPTCVDALARVIRDQNGDITSVLFGPINIAKEQTSGVDVTASYRLDTDSIGSFRFTANYNWAHRHTTQQYPGDPTENMLGVGYSATTLPRAKGNFGVNWERGAWGASLFGNYLGRVANYDNDAWTKATWRFNAGGRYDINDHMRVALTVNNVFDKMPPKDPTWSNYPYYDTSWFDSLGRSYYLRFTWKFGGSPL, from the coding sequence ATGTCACTGTCGATCCGACGCGCATTGTCGGGTGTGCTGGCGGTTGCCGTATCCCCCGTATTCGCCCAGTCGGCAGATGATTCCACGACCGAAGGCAGTCAGTCGCTCGAGACCATCATCGTCACCGGATCACGCATCCCGCGTGCGCAGGTCGAGGGTCCGGCGCCGATCACCGTGATCACTTCCACGCAGATCCAGGCAGCCGGCCTCACTTCCGTTCCAGACGTGCTGCGCTCGCTCAGCCAGAACAGCGGCAGCGTGCAGGGCCAGCAGAACACGACCAGTGCGCAGTCCACGCCCGGCGCGCAGGCGGTCGACCTGCGCGGCCTCGGTCCCAACCATACCCTCGTGCTGATCAACGGTCGGCGCATTGCCGATTTCCCGTTGCCGCTCAACGGTCGCAGCAACTTCACCGACATCGGCAACATTCCGCTCGGCATGATCGACCGGATCGAAGTGCTGACCGGCAGCGCATCGGCCGTCTACGGTTCGGATGCGATGGCCGGCGTGATCAACTTCATCCTGAAAAAATCCAGCGACGGGCTCACCCTCGACTACCGCTACGGCGATACCGAACGCGGCGGCGGCGAATCTCAGAACCTGACCCTCACCACCGGGTTCGACCGTGGTGACTTCACCGGCATCGTTGGCCTGGAACTGCTGGACAAGCGCCCGTTGTGGGGAACCGACCGTGGCATCCAGGATTCGACGCTTGACGCGCCGACTTCTCGTCGCCGCCTGCCGCGCCTGATCGCCCAGATCTATGACTGGGACGACGACGTCAACATCGCGCCGGACGACGACTGCGCAGCAATGGCCAGCCTGAACGAAGGCACCACCGTGCTTGCAGAAGACCGCTACGGTGAACCGTACTGCGGAAGCGAACGCGCGATCGCGTATCGCACGATCGTCAACGAGCGCAAGGGGGCGACTGGCTACGGCTCGTTCGAGTACCGGATCTCCGACACCCTGTCCTGGTTCGCGGACGTGCAGGTCGGCGACCAGAAGGTCCGCCTGCTGACCGGCACCAATGGCAACGACGTCGCCAGTGACCACATGGGCTGGGAATTCCATGACCCGGCCTCGACCGACAACTACCGCCGCAAGATGTTCTACAACGCGAACACCGGCCACTACGAGATCTGGTCGCGCCAGTTCTCACCCGAGGAGGTCGGAGGGTTGCGCAAACGCATGAACAGCACCGAGCAGAAGACGCTGGGTGTGACGACCGGCCTCAAGGGCATCTTCGGCGACACCTGGAGCTGGGAGGCGGCCTACAACCATTCCCAGTACAAGGCGGTCGTGAAGATGCCGCGCATCAGCGCCGAGGCTGCCAATCGCCTGTTCCTGGGCGAACGGCTTGGCTATGACGACGACGGTTACGCGATCTACGCGCCGGATCCGGCCAGCCTGTTCACTCCGCTCACGCCAGCCCAGTTCGCCACGATCGGGGTCATGTCGACGTTCCGCCCGAAAGCCGACAATGACAACCTGAGCTTTACGGTCGATACCCCGTCGTTGTTCGCACTGCCGGCGGGCGACGTCGGCTTCGCCGGTGCGATCGAGTACGGCGAGCAGTCCTACCGCATCAATCCCGATCCGCTGGCCCTCACCGAGGACGCCTACTACGGCCCGCGCTACGGAGACGGTCGTGGCGACCGCGACCGCTGGAGCGTTGCTGGCGAGCTGCGCATGCCGCTGCTGTCGAGCCTGCAGGCCAGTCTCGCCGGCCGCTACGACCGCTACAGCTACGGCAACAAGGATCCAGGCAAATTCACCTGGAGTGGCGGCCTTGAGTGGCGTCCGCTCGATTCGCTGCTGGTCCGGGGCTCCTACGGCACGGGGTTCCGTGCTCCCGACATGCATTACCTGTTCGCCGGCAACGACTATTACCGCACACGTTTCGCCACCGACTATTTCCAGTGCCGCAGCGCCGAGCCGGGCGTGAGCGACGGTTACTGCTACGACGACGGTAGCTATGACGTCAGCACTTTCGACGTCTACAGCGGCAACATCGGCCTGGATGTGGAGACCAGCCGGTCGCACACCGTCGGCTTTGTCTGGTCACCGATCGACAACCTCGATCTGTCGCTGGACTACTACCGTATTCGCGTCATGAACCAGGTGCAGACGCAGAGTCGCGAACAGCTGCGCATCACCGAGGCTGACTGTCGGCTCGGCGTGACCGATACCGGCACTCCCGTCGACATCAATTCGCCAACCTGCGTCGATGCGCTGGCCCGCGTCATCCGCGATCAGAACGGTGACATCACCAGCGTGCTGTTCGGCCCGATCAACATCGCCAAGGAGCAGACCTCCGGTGTCGACGTGACAGCCAGCTACCGCCTGGACACGGACAGCATCGGCAGTTTCCGCTTCACCGCCAACTACAACTGGGCGCACCGCCATACCACCCAGCAGTATCCCGGCGATCCGACCGAGAACATGCTTGGCGTCGGCTACAGCGCCACCACCTTGCCGCGGGCCAAGGGCAACTTCGGTGTGAACTGGGAGCGCGGTGCCTGGGGAGCCAGTCTGTTCGGCAACTACCTCGGTCGCGTCGCCAATTACGACAACGATGCGTGGACGAAGGCCACCTGGCGCTTCAATGCCGGCGGTCGCTACGACATCAACGACCACATGCGCGTGGCACTGACCGTCAACAATGTGTTCGACAAGATGCCACCGAAGGATCCGACCTGGTCGAACTACCCGTACTACGACACCTCTTGGTTCGACAGCCTCGGCCGCAGCTACTACCTGCGGTTCACCTGGAAGTTCGGCGGCTCGCCGCTGTGA
- a CDS encoding choice-of-anchor X domain-containing protein, which yields MNRTHRLLSAVTLFAAAPLFAQGDVDVHSFAKQLAGPAAEIEAMRAPSPVDATIHSRSALLPVRFAGSGVGGSTWQTTLPIESDTLRFLVFAPAQANWQIDMVGASGRSMEAAALAARVIGTDFGIGEARVPTVRYDFDNLQGDNWSLKLRSTADAGDGFILVEGDAATELASYQTHTRQLVGERLGLTALLTASTDADVRVGRKAGRITEAFIRVTAPDGSVSQHPMFDDGRHDDGRAGDGLFGGDFPATSAGNYVAQVEARGSNRHGRAFVRTAEHLIPVVDRSLDLISTQASAVAGEVNRLSIRVPVAAHKAGQHYRAIGEVWGTDGNDRPVAVAWLGGMVTPRNGQLALGFDERWVALSNAKPPYELRNLRIEDPDHFITVASAKRIALTMPALRTTQAASEIVIDEMMTMGPRPTGGNATQGVGKRLLLVHGYCSGGVWPASQFSTASTFLDANQNRSHDQFAQLIRNFGATWNSFGTVAHSQGGAASLHLYAFYWSGLDNATGNRLIQSVGTPYKGTNLSGILATLGSWFGIACGSNSNLTYSGASAWLAGVPNSARAKVNYYTTSFKLTNWWTNDYCQFATDLVLSDPEDGTTEQVNGQLSGGVNRGHVTGQCHTSGMRDPAQYLNASRNATMNSNAAR from the coding sequence GTGAATCGAACGCATCGCCTGTTGTCCGCCGTGACCCTGTTTGCCGCCGCGCCGCTGTTCGCGCAGGGCGATGTCGATGTGCACTCCTTCGCCAAGCAGTTGGCCGGGCCAGCCGCCGAGATCGAGGCGATGCGCGCGCCGTCGCCGGTCGATGCGACGATCCATTCGCGCAGCGCCCTGCTGCCGGTCCGCTTCGCGGGCAGCGGTGTCGGCGGGTCGACATGGCAGACCACCCTGCCGATCGAGAGCGATACGCTGCGCTTCCTCGTCTTCGCCCCCGCACAGGCGAACTGGCAAATCGACATGGTCGGCGCATCCGGCCGCAGCATGGAAGCCGCCGCGCTGGCCGCGCGCGTGATCGGAACCGACTTCGGCATCGGCGAGGCGCGCGTGCCGACCGTGCGCTACGACTTCGACAATCTGCAGGGCGACAACTGGAGCCTCAAGCTGCGCAGCACGGCCGATGCCGGCGACGGGTTCATTCTCGTCGAGGGCGATGCGGCCACCGAGCTCGCCTCCTACCAGACCCACACGCGGCAATTGGTCGGCGAACGCCTCGGCCTGACCGCCCTGCTGACGGCGTCGACCGATGCCGACGTGCGGGTCGGCCGGAAAGCCGGACGCATCACCGAGGCCTTCATCCGCGTCACCGCACCCGACGGTTCGGTTTCGCAGCATCCGATGTTCGACGATGGGCGCCACGACGACGGTCGCGCCGGCGACGGCCTGTTCGGCGGCGATTTCCCGGCCACATCGGCGGGCAACTACGTGGCCCAGGTCGAGGCGCGCGGCAGCAATCGGCATGGCCGGGCTTTCGTGCGCACCGCCGAACACCTGATCCCCGTGGTCGACCGCAGCCTCGACCTGATATCGACACAGGCCAGCGCAGTCGCCGGCGAGGTCAATCGCCTGTCGATCCGCGTACCGGTGGCGGCACACAAGGCCGGCCAGCACTATCGCGCGATCGGCGAGGTGTGGGGCACCGATGGCAACGATCGTCCCGTCGCTGTCGCATGGCTCGGCGGCATGGTCACCCCGCGCAACGGGCAACTTGCTCTCGGCTTCGACGAGCGTTGGGTCGCCCTGAGCAACGCGAAGCCGCCTTATGAACTGCGCAACCTGCGCATCGAGGATCCCGACCACTTCATCACCGTCGCTTCCGCGAAGCGCATCGCGCTGACGATGCCGGCCCTGCGCACGACCCAGGCGGCTTCGGAAATCGTCATTGACGAAATGATGACGATGGGCCCGCGTCCAACCGGCGGCAACGCCACCCAAGGTGTCGGCAAGCGCCTGCTGCTCGTGCACGGCTACTGCTCAGGCGGAGTCTGGCCGGCCAGCCAGTTCAGCACGGCCTCGACCTTCCTCGACGCCAACCAGAACCGCAGCCACGACCAGTTTGCGCAGTTGATCCGCAACTTCGGCGCAACCTGGAACTCATTCGGAACGGTCGCCCACAGCCAGGGCGGAGCTGCTTCGCTGCACCTGTACGCGTTCTACTGGAGCGGTCTGGACAACGCCACCGGCAACCGGCTGATCCAGTCGGTTGGCACGCCGTACAAGGGCACCAACCTGTCTGGCATCCTGGCCACACTCGGCAGCTGGTTCGGCATCGCCTGCGGCTCCAACAGCAACCTCACCTACAGCGGCGCATCGGCGTGGCTGGCCGGAGTGCCGAATTCGGCGCGCGCCAAGGTCAATTACTACACGACCTCGTTCAAGCTGACCAACTGGTGGACCAACGACTACTGCCAGTTCGCCACCGACCTCGTGCTGAGCGATCCGGAAGACGGCACCACAGAACAGGTCAACGGCCAGTTGTCCGGCGGCGTCAACCGCGGTCATGTCACCGGCCAGTGCCATACCAGCGGCATGCGCGACCCGGCTCAGTACCTGAACGCCAGCCGCAACGCGACAATGAACAGCAACGCTGCACGTTGA
- a CDS encoding isoaspartyl peptidase/L-asparaginase, producing MKTLRRLVLPVTLLACAGTLAAEVKPVLVIHGGAGVVRAEMTSEVERDVKAALTRAIEAGRSELEAGKPALDAVTKAIVVLEDDPNFNAARGAVFTHDGRNELDASIMDGAAQRAGAVAGVTTVRNPITLARAIMERSKHVMMVGSGAEAFAKTVGITLVDPAYFHTERRWQQLQKTLAEEKAGAALSDYETSRHFGTVGAVALDRTGKLAAGTSTGGMNNKRHGRVGDSPIIGAGTWADERCAVSATGWGEFYIRTAAAHSICTRHALLKEPIAKAAVEVINNQIPRLGGDGGAIALDRDGNIAMPFNTDGMFRAWLDRNGAVHVAIYADESAGTP from the coding sequence ATGAAGACCCTGCGCCGCCTCGTCCTTCCCGTCACCCTGCTCGCCTGCGCAGGTACCCTTGCTGCCGAAGTGAAACCCGTGCTCGTCATCCACGGAGGCGCCGGCGTGGTGCGCGCGGAAATGACCTCGGAAGTCGAACGCGACGTGAAAGCGGCGCTCACGCGCGCCATCGAAGCTGGTCGCAGTGAACTCGAAGCCGGCAAGCCCGCGCTCGATGCGGTGACGAAAGCAATCGTCGTGCTGGAGGACGACCCAAACTTCAACGCCGCGCGCGGCGCGGTGTTCACCCATGACGGCCGCAACGAACTCGATGCCTCGATCATGGACGGCGCTGCACAACGTGCCGGCGCTGTCGCCGGCGTGACCACGGTACGCAATCCGATCACGCTGGCGCGCGCGATCATGGAACGATCGAAGCACGTGATGATGGTCGGCAGCGGCGCCGAGGCGTTCGCCAAGACCGTTGGCATCACCCTGGTTGATCCCGCGTATTTCCACACCGAGCGCCGCTGGCAGCAGCTGCAGAAGACGCTGGCCGAAGAAAAGGCCGGCGCCGCACTGAGCGACTACGAAACCTCGCGACATTTCGGCACGGTCGGTGCAGTCGCCCTCGACCGCACCGGCAAGCTTGCGGCCGGCACCTCGACCGGCGGCATGAACAACAAGCGCCACGGCCGCGTCGGCGACTCGCCAATCATCGGCGCCGGCACCTGGGCCGACGAGCGCTGCGCGGTGTCGGCGACAGGCTGGGGCGAGTTCTACATCCGTACCGCCGCCGCACATTCGATCTGCACGCGCCATGCGCTGCTGAAGGAACCGATCGCCAAGGCGGCCGTGGAAGTCATCAACAACCAGATCCCGAGGCTCGGCGGCGACGGCGGAGCGATCGCACTGGACCGTGACGGCAACATCGCCATGCCGTTCAACACCGATGGCATGTTCCGCGCATGGCTCGATCGCAATGGCGCAGTCCACGTGGCGATCTACGCCGACGAGAGCGCAGGCACTCCGTAG
- a CDS encoding CSLREA domain-containing protein, with protein sequence MKHRLALALALLAGTSSLHAATITVNTTADQDGTGVQCSLREAITAARTNTAYGGCIAGTVDDTIVLSDGTYNLDLTPSNNSSHLAISGAGTTTIRGTGAERTIIDGNDQSQKGVFHVGGNGVSATLEDLTITGGNASSGGALMVSAQAAVTARRVHLTRNTAAAGGAIYIASTTGTATLLLDASTVSDNDAVSSLSGGSAMLLGGGSDVTIQNSTISGNRTSDGTIRLGGNVATLKVLSSTIAFNTQISREGSLIAGISSLPGSYVTLRNSILAHNYTRGESASRDCGNGTFTSQGYNLISDTSNCTLVGQTALDLVNTDPRLLPLFDYGGPTPTLALRLDSPARDAGNPATPGSGGSSCTSTDQRGVSRSGGCDIGAYEQRSTFTVDTPEDGGPSSSNPAICDSVAPNGGGCTIRSALTKAGQRASATEIRLPAGRYFLRSTQSGIAGGDLNVSVDDAVVIRGDGADRTFIEMQIEPNGQANNVLSLARGSLALIGVTLSGGKPGSGLGTGGLQVGATSAATNALLFESAIENSTGFNAGGAYVGTNSSLRVYHSTISRNRADYGLNGNGGGIYVNTGGELFLLNSTISGNIAEGSGGGLYSLGSVHSSFSTISGNRADSNGDGAGSGGGIHRSSGSIFVRATLISGNRDDSSIAPDCAGSVQRLGYNLIGTTSGCSPSGPVPATELSNVAAPLSPLANFGGPTRTHGLLAGNPAINHVPAPISSDMLACADESGVRLIVDQRGQPRPFDGVFFRCDIGASEGLSDAIFIDGFDD encoded by the coding sequence ATGAAACATCGACTTGCTCTCGCACTGGCCTTGCTGGCAGGCACCTCGTCGCTGCATGCGGCCACCATCACGGTCAACACGACCGCCGACCAGGACGGCACAGGCGTCCAATGCTCGCTGCGCGAAGCGATCACCGCTGCACGGACCAACACCGCCTACGGCGGTTGCATTGCCGGCACGGTCGACGACACGATCGTCCTGTCCGACGGGACTTACAATCTTGATCTGACGCCATCCAACAACTCCTCACACCTGGCTATCTCTGGTGCTGGTACGACGACCATCCGCGGCACAGGTGCCGAGCGCACGATCATCGATGGCAACGATCAGTCACAGAAAGGGGTTTTTCACGTCGGCGGCAACGGCGTGTCGGCGACCCTGGAGGACCTGACCATCACCGGCGGCAACGCATCGAGCGGCGGCGCGTTGATGGTGAGCGCACAGGCGGCAGTCACCGCGCGTCGCGTGCACCTAACCCGAAACACTGCCGCTGCAGGCGGGGCGATCTATATTGCCAGCACCACGGGGACAGCCACCCTGCTGCTCGATGCGAGCACCGTTTCGGACAACGACGCCGTCAGCAGCCTCTCCGGCGGCAGCGCAATGCTGCTCGGGGGAGGTTCGGACGTGACGATCCAGAACAGCACGATCAGCGGCAACCGCACCTCCGACGGTACGATCAGGCTCGGCGGCAACGTCGCGACCCTGAAAGTATTGAGCAGCACGATCGCCTTCAATACCCAGATCTCCCGCGAGGGGTCGTTGATCGCCGGCATCAGCAGCCTGCCAGGATCCTACGTGACCCTGCGCAATTCGATCCTCGCGCACAACTACACGCGTGGCGAGTCCGCATCGCGCGATTGCGGCAACGGCACGTTCACCTCGCAGGGCTACAACCTGATCAGTGACACCAGCAACTGCACGCTCGTGGGACAGACGGCACTGGACCTGGTCAATACCGATCCGCGCCTGCTGCCGCTGTTCGACTACGGCGGCCCGACCCCAACGCTCGCCTTGCGTCTCGACAGCCCTGCACGCGACGCGGGTAATCCGGCCACGCCTGGCAGCGGTGGCTCGAGTTGCACAAGCACCGATCAGCGCGGCGTTTCACGCAGCGGGGGCTGTGACATCGGTGCCTACGAACAACGCAGCACCTTCACTGTCGATACACCCGAAGATGGCGGCCCTTCCTCGTCGAATCCGGCGATTTGCGACAGCGTCGCGCCGAACGGTGGGGGTTGCACGATCCGTTCGGCATTGACCAAGGCAGGTCAACGCGCCAGCGCTACCGAGATCCGTCTGCCGGCCGGACGATACTTCCTGCGCAGCACGCAGAGCGGCATTGCCGGCGGCGATCTCAACGTCTCCGTCGACGACGCGGTGGTGATCCGGGGCGATGGTGCCGACCGAACCTTCATCGAGATGCAGATCGAGCCAAACGGGCAGGCCAACAACGTGTTGAGCCTTGCAAGAGGTAGCCTTGCCCTGATCGGAGTGACCCTGAGCGGTGGCAAGCCGGGTTCCGGCCTCGGCACCGGCGGCCTGCAGGTGGGTGCGACCAGCGCGGCCACCAACGCGCTCCTGTTTGAATCGGCCATCGAGAACTCGACCGGCTTCAACGCCGGCGGCGCCTACGTCGGCACCAACAGCAGTCTGCGCGTCTACCACTCGACGATTTCACGCAACCGCGCCGACTACGGCCTCAACGGCAATGGCGGAGGTATCTACGTCAATACCGGCGGAGAACTCTTCCTGCTCAACAGCACGATCAGCGGCAACATCGCCGAGGGCAGTGGTGGCGGCCTGTACAGCCTCGGCAGCGTGCACAGCTCATTCTCAACCATCAGCGGCAACCGCGCCGACAGCAATGGCGATGGCGCCGGGAGTGGCGGCGGCATTCATCGCTCCAGCGGCAGCATCTTCGTCAGGGCGACCCTGATCTCCGGCAACCGGGACGACTCCAGCATTGCCCCCGACTGTGCCGGCAGCGTGCAGCGCCTGGGATACAACCTGATCGGCACGACCAGCGGCTGCTCCCCATCCGGCCCGGTACCGGCAACTGAACTCAGCAACGTCGCCGCGCCGCTGTCGCCCCTGGCGAACTTCGGAGGGCCGACACGCACACATGGCCTGCTGGCAGGCAATCCTGCGATCAACCATGTGCCGGCGCCGATCAGCAGCGACATGCTGGCCTGTGCCGACGAATCCGGCGTGCGCCTGATCGTCGACCAACGCGGTCAGCCGCGCCCGTTCGATGGCGTCTTCTTCCGCTGCGACATCGGCGCTTCGGAAGGCCTGAGCGACGCGATCTTCATCGATGGATTCGATGATTGA
- a CDS encoding aromatic ring-hydroxylating dioxygenase subunit alpha: MKPRTSFGQKTLGRGYFTSKDIFDMERERIFRTGWLLVGHVSQLDVPGRFFVFDLDHESVIVLRDEDGAIRAFHNHCRHRGSRLCAAGEGNLGRSIRCPYHAWNYGLDGRLRSAPSMADVAGFDAADWPLHTVVVETWLGFVFISLAREPQPFAHVLANLTGRFAHRDTSVLRAVHREVYLVAANWKLVFHNFSECYHCPGVHPQLNRLTPFRNTENDLDEGAVLGGPMWMNNPEGSMTMGGERCAAPLPGISSEERGRVYYYTVFPSAFISFHPDYVLLHRAEALAIDCTRVTCEWYFHPDAIATPGFDPQPAIAFWDLTNRQDWTLCENTQRGVASLTWQPGPYSELESQLAAFDREYRRVMALDAASGD; this comes from the coding sequence ATGAAGCCGCGCACCTCGTTCGGCCAGAAGACGCTCGGCCGCGGCTACTTCACCTCGAAGGACATCTTCGACATGGAGCGCGAGCGCATCTTCCGTACCGGCTGGCTGCTGGTCGGCCATGTTTCGCAGCTCGACGTGCCGGGCCGCTTCTTCGTGTTCGATCTCGATCACGAAAGCGTGATCGTGCTGCGCGACGAAGACGGTGCCATCCGTGCCTTCCACAACCATTGTCGGCATCGCGGAAGCCGGCTCTGTGCGGCGGGTGAAGGTAATCTCGGCCGTTCGATCCGCTGTCCCTATCACGCCTGGAACTACGGCCTCGACGGCCGCCTGCGCAGTGCGCCGTCGATGGCGGACGTGGCCGGATTCGACGCGGCCGACTGGCCCCTGCATACGGTGGTGGTCGAAACCTGGCTCGGTTTCGTCTTCATCAGCCTCGCCCGCGAACCGCAACCGTTCGCGCACGTCCTTGCCAACCTGACCGGGCGTTTCGCCCACCGCGACACCAGCGTGCTGCGTGCCGTGCACCGCGAGGTCTATCTGGTCGCGGCGAACTGGAAGCTCGTATTCCACAACTTCAGCGAGTGTTACCACTGCCCGGGCGTGCATCCGCAGCTCAATCGTCTGACGCCGTTCCGCAACACCGAAAATGACCTCGATGAAGGCGCCGTGCTCGGTGGCCCGATGTGGATGAACAATCCCGAAGGCAGCATGACGATGGGCGGTGAACGCTGCGCGGCACCGCTCCCCGGCATCAGTTCCGAGGAGCGTGGACGCGTGTACTACTACACGGTGTTCCCGAGCGCGTTCATTTCATTCCATCCCGACTACGTGCTGCTGCATCGTGCCGAGGCGCTGGCCATCGACTGCACGCGCGTGACTTGCGAGTGGTACTTCCATCCCGACGCGATCGCCACGCCGGGCTTCGACCCGCAACCCGCGATCGCGTTCTGGGATCTCACCAACCGTCAGGACTGGACGCTGTGCGAGAACACCCAGCGCGGCGTTGCCTCGCTGACCTGGCAGCCGGGTCCGTACTCCGAACTCGAAAGCCAACTCGCCGCGTTCGATCGCGAATATCGGCGCGTGATGGCACTGGATGCAGCGTCCGGGGATTGA
- a CDS encoding cyanophycinase, translating into MVFATPLTRAWLRIVTLVVAFVLAGPAAARDAAPTGSHLHFAIGDTRTERPARTSPGLMLMGGSDWVKPAFQWFSRQAGNGNIVILRASGKDDLQKRWYEDIGGVASVQTIVFNDRTAAADPRVLDVVAKADGIFIAGGDQSRYIRYWKGTPLNRLLDEHVRNGKPLGGTSAGLAILGHASYGALDGRSLISPHALADPLGASVTLDSGFLDLPFLDDVVTDTHFFERNRFGRLITFLVRARHEGRIADPLGIGVDENTMLCIEADGRARVFSADNGHAWFIRLPRTMPPLRTGVALDLDGIRIIAAGSASHIHMRPLSISPPALETTASVHDGVLEFDPALPFPLPTPTSDPP; encoded by the coding sequence ATGGTCTTCGCCACTCCGCTCACCCGCGCCTGGCTGCGGATCGTCACCCTCGTCGTCGCCTTTGTACTGGCCGGCCCCGCGGCCGCCCGGGATGCCGCACCGACCGGCAGCCATCTCCATTTCGCAATCGGCGACACCCGCACGGAACGCCCTGCGCGCACTTCGCCAGGACTCATGCTCATGGGTGGCAGCGACTGGGTGAAGCCGGCATTCCAGTGGTTCTCGCGCCAGGCAGGAAACGGCAATATCGTGATACTGCGCGCGTCCGGAAAAGACGATCTGCAGAAGCGCTGGTACGAGGATATCGGTGGCGTCGCCTCGGTGCAGACCATCGTCTTCAACGACCGCACAGCGGCAGCCGACCCGCGGGTGCTCGACGTGGTCGCGAAGGCCGACGGAATCTTTATCGCCGGCGGAGACCAGTCGCGCTACATCCGCTACTGGAAAGGCACGCCACTGAACCGTCTGCTCGACGAGCACGTCAGGAACGGCAAACCGCTCGGCGGCACCAGCGCCGGTCTCGCCATCCTCGGCCATGCCAGCTATGGCGCGCTCGATGGCCGCAGCCTGATATCGCCACACGCACTAGCCGATCCGCTCGGTGCCAGCGTGACCCTCGACAGCGGCTTCCTCGACCTGCCCTTCCTCGACGACGTCGTCACCGACACGCATTTTTTCGAACGAAACCGCTTCGGCCGGCTGATCACCTTTCTCGTCCGTGCCCGCCACGAAGGCCGTATCGCCGATCCGCTCGGCATCGGCGTCGACGAGAACACGATGCTGTGCATCGAAGCCGACGGTCGCGCCCGCGTGTTCAGCGCCGACAACGGCCACGCCTGGTTCATCCGCCTGCCCCGCACGATGCCGCCGCTGCGCACCGGCGTCGCACTCGACCTCGATGGCATACGCATCATCGCTGCCGGCAGCGCAAGCCATATCCACATGCGACCGTTGTCGATCTCCCCGCCCGCACTGGAAACCACCGCCTCGGTCCACGACGGCGTGCTCGAGTTCGATCCAGCCCTGCCGTTTCCCCTGCCAACCCCCACATCGGATCCGCCATGA